CTAAGACATCGCTGAGACGTTCAATCGATAAGCCTGTTTCTTGGAAGCTTTGCCACAGTTGGATCAGACGCAACAGGGGACTCGTGACATACCCGGCAATGATTCGGAAAGCGATCAGTTGTCCCAAGGTAAAGGGATTGGGGGTAGAGGCGGTACTTAAAACTAAGTGAGCGCCGAACCACAAAATCAACAATCCCGATAATTTATTCAAGAAGCCGCTAATGGAACCGGCGGTACTGAAGGTGAGTACCGATTGGAAACCGGCCCGAATGTATTTCGCGTAGCGTTCTTGCCATTGCCAGCGCGATTTTAATTCGATGTTTTGGGCTTTAACGGTTTGAATCCCGGAGAGGACTTCAACCAGGTAGGATTGAACGTCGGCGTAACGTTCGGCTTTGTGGCGCAACTGCCGCCGGACGATGGGCGAAACGGACAGGGTGAGAATAGCAAACAGGGGAATGGTTGCCAAGGCAACTAAGCTCAACTGCCAGCTATAGATAAACATAACGGCGACGTAAACCACCGAGAACACCGCATCGAGGACGACGGTGAGGGCGGTACCCGTCAAGAATTGCCGAATGTTTTCTAACTCGTTAATCCGACCGGCCAGTTCTCCAACCCGGCGGCGGTCAAAATAGTTTAGGGGCAGTCTCAGCAGGTGGTTAATGACTTCTGAGCCAAGTCCTAGGTCGATCCGGTTGGTGGTATCGACAAATAGGTAAGTTCGCAGCAGGGTGAGTAGGGCTTCAAATAGCGCCACACCGAGCAGGAAGACCCCTAAAATATCTAAGGTATCGACGCTGCGCTGGACTAGCACTTTGTCGATAATCACCTGGGTAATCAGGGGATTCGCCAAGCTAAACAGTTGAACGAAGAACGAGGCGATGAAGACTTGGGTGAGGATGCCGCGATATTTGTAAATGGCGGGGAGAAACCATCGGAAGCCAAATTTCTCTCGTTGTTCTCCGGCGGGGGGTTGAAGCAGCAGGACTTGTCCTTGCTGTCCCCAGGCTTCGGCGAAGTCGGCGGGGCGCTTGCGAATCAGACCCCGTTCGGGAACGGCCATCACCAGTTCGCGTTCGCTGATGTAGTAGAGGATGGCGAAGCTGTTGTTCCACTGAACGAGGGCGGGTGCTTTGAGGCGGTTGATGGAGGTGACAGGGACTTCGATCAGTTGCGCCCGCATTCCCATCATTTCCGCGATCGCACCGCAGGCCGCTAGGGAGACTTGTCCAACGTTTTTGATTTGGTTATCTAAGATTTTGCGAACAATGTCTTTGCGGAAGGTGGCCCCGGTAAATTGCCCCAACATGTTAAAGCAGGCTAGGGGGGCGTCAATGGGACCTCGACCCCGCACGAAGGGATATTTCGGTTTGGGGGCGAGGGGGTCGATTTCGGCTTCGGGAATCCGCTCTGGGGCGTAGGGAATCTCTGAGGCGGGACTTTCTGAGGTGACTAGCCCGTTGCCGACAATTTCGGTACTAATGGGCGCAACCAACAGTTGATCCTTAGATTGGCTCAGTTGAGGCATCCGCACGCCGAGTAGCCGCGCGCCCCGATTTTTGACGGGAAGCGATCGCGGGGCGTTCGCCGAGAGGGTTTCTAGGGGGAGGCGATCGCCGGCGGTAAAATCGCCCAAGGTGCCGCTACTGACTAGCCACAGCCGTTCGGGGTCGAGGCTGGTGAGTAAGTCGGCGGTGAGGACTTGGGAGGGGGGTAAGGTGGTGGCGATCGCATCTTGGCTGGTTTCAAAGGTCAATTCTTTTAAATTGGCCGTTCCATCAGCGCGTCGTTGTAGCTCAAAGCTTAATAATTCAAACAGTTCGTATAAAGAGGGTTGCTGCCGCACGGCTCGATCGAATTGCGGATCGTCTTCCATCAGGGCCACAAAATCCTCAGCCGCGATCGTAATGCAAACCACCTCAGTTGACGCGATCGCCGTTTCGCATCCAGTCCCCCGAACCAAGCTAATCCACCCCAAGACCTCGCCAGGTCCTGCTAGCTGTAAACTAACAGGCATCTGCATTCGTTGGTCGTACCCTAAAATTCGGGCTTGACCTTCAAAAATAATGGAGACTTGGGCTGGCAGTTTTTCCCGCACGACAATCGGTTGACCAATGCGATAGCGCAAGAGTCGGCACTGCGAGGTTAATTTTTGAATGGCGTTAGGGGCTAATCGATCGAAGGGTGAGATTGTGGCAAGAAACCCTTGGATTTTTGACGGGGAGACAGCTTGGGTCATAGGTTAGAGAAATTGAATCGGGTAGTCGTTAAGGGGTTATGCACGCAACTCTAAATTCTATATAGACATCTCTTTCATGGTATGCATCACAGCACTGATTCTAACCAGGGAAAATGCGTATATTATTCACAATTCCTCACGTTTTTAATCCTCAACCAGAGGGAAAAGACCATTACGGCTCCTTAAGCCAGAACCCGCAACCTAGGATTGCAGCCCTCACTCAAGCCCTCTGCGCGTTACGCAGTTTGGATGAGAGTTCTCAGTTCTGGTTTGAATACACCGATAAACTTTACATGCATCAAGCCAATCAGGGCAATTTTGTTCAGCTTGATATTATCATCTGTACTACCCAGGGTCTGCACGTTCTCGACCAGCTCCCCAAGGCTTGCACTGCCTATCGCCACCATCCTACAGACTGCGAACCCATGTTTTTGGGGTTTGAATGTCATGCCCTGTTAAAGTCTCATTTGGGACAATATGACTATTATTGCTATCTTGAAGATGATTTAATTCTTCACGATCCGCAATTTTTCTTAAAAATTGCCTGGTTTAACGCTTGTGTTGGCGATCGCGCCGTCCTGCAACCCAATCGCTACGAGCAAGTCAGCAGCAACGCCATCAAAAAAGTTTACATCGATCCCGCTCGCGACTGTGCCAGCGGTCGAATAGCCGGATACGCTCATAATTTTCACGATAACTTAACCATTAGCGGACAGGTCATGGGAAGACCCATCCAATTTATTCGGGCTGGAAATCCCCATTCTGGATGTTTTTTCCTAAATGCCCGTCAAATGGAGCATTGGGCAAACTCAGATTACTTTTTAAATCGAGACACCCGTTTCTTCGGCCCCTTAGAAAGCGCTGCATCCCTCGGCCTCATGCAAACCTTCCGCGTCTATAAACCCGCCCCCACCCATGCTAATTTCCTAGAAATTCAGCACTTTGGAGAAGCCTGGAGCCACAAATTGCCCCAAGTGATTTTGCAATATCGACGCTGAGTGGGGGAAAGAGTGCTGAGTGTAAAGTGCTGAGTGCTGAGTGGGGGAAAGAGTGCAAAGTTCCGAGTTCCGAGTTCCGAGTGGGAAGAGGGTGGGGGGAAAGAGTGCAAAGCACTGAGTTCCGTAGCTTGATTACGCGTAGCGGTGTTCCGAGTGGGAAAAGAGTGCTGAATTCAAGGAGTTACAACTGTCGAGAAGTCTAGGAGTAATTAGGGTTAACCCTGAATTCCCCTTCTCCCCCAACCCCCAACTCCCAACTCCCAATTCCCTTCTTCTCCCCCAACTCCTAACTCCCAACTCCCAATTCCCTTCTTCCCCAACTCCTAACTCCCAACTCCCAATTCCCTTCTTCTCCCCCAACTCCCAACTCCCAACTCCCAATTCCCTTCTTCTCCCCATCCTCTACTGCTCCGGCTCGGAGTCTTCAGAAGACCACAGAGAGCGGATGGGGCCGAGTTTTTGGATTTGTTCGCGCAGCCAATTTTCAAATAACTCATCGATGAGGTAGCGCCGCATGGCGTCATCAAGTTGAGCGGGGATAAATTTTTCGAGGCGGACTAGGACAAACCATTCGCCAAGGCTGCGAGGGGGCCACAGTTGACCGGGTTGCGAGACG
The genomic region above belongs to Desertifilum tharense IPPAS B-1220 and contains:
- a CDS encoding peptidase domain-containing ABC transporter, coding for MTQAVSPSKIQGFLATISPFDRLAPNAIQKLTSQCRLLRYRIGQPIVVREKLPAQVSIIFEGQARILGYDQRMQMPVSLQLAGPGEVLGWISLVRGTGCETAIASTEVVCITIAAEDFVALMEDDPQFDRAVRQQPSLYELFELLSFELQRRADGTANLKELTFETSQDAIATTLPPSQVLTADLLTSLDPERLWLVSSGTLGDFTAGDRLPLETLSANAPRSLPVKNRGARLLGVRMPQLSQSKDQLLVAPISTEIVGNGLVTSESPASEIPYAPERIPEAEIDPLAPKPKYPFVRGRGPIDAPLACFNMLGQFTGATFRKDIVRKILDNQIKNVGQVSLAACGAIAEMMGMRAQLIEVPVTSINRLKAPALVQWNNSFAILYYISERELVMAVPERGLIRKRPADFAEAWGQQGQVLLLQPPAGEQREKFGFRWFLPAIYKYRGILTQVFIASFFVQLFSLANPLITQVIIDKVLVQRSVDTLDILGVFLLGVALFEALLTLLRTYLFVDTTNRIDLGLGSEVINHLLRLPLNYFDRRRVGELAGRINELENIRQFLTGTALTVVLDAVFSVVYVAVMFIYSWQLSLVALATIPLFAILTLSVSPIVRRQLRHKAERYADVQSYLVEVLSGIQTVKAQNIELKSRWQWQERYAKYIRAGFQSVLTFSTAGSISGFLNKLSGLLILWFGAHLVLSTASTPNPFTLGQLIAFRIIAGYVTSPLLRLIQLWQSFQETGLSIERLSDVLDAAPEADEANRQNIPMPDIEGNVKYEEVSFRFNNAGALQLANVSLEFPQGSFVGIVGQSGSGKSTLMKLLERLYEPTSGRIQVDGYDISKVELYSLRRQIGVVLQDTLLFNGSVQENIALTKPEASTEEIIQAAKIAVAHDFIMSLPNGYNTVVGERGSSLSGGQRQRIAIARTVLQNPRLLILDEATSALDYDSERQVCQNLAAAFVGRTVFFITHRLTTVKNADMIIMMDQGSVVEQGKHDELMALKGRYYCLFQQQESQL